The nucleotide sequence TAAAGAGTATGAAGAGGAAGGAAAAGTCGAGAAAGAATATTTCGCCAGAGTTGTCGGAAATCCTGATTCTGAGTTTGTTGTCAAAAAAGAATTGGATACGGATTCACGTACTGTAACTAAAGTGCTGAGCGAAGATGCAGAAAGACTCCGCTGGAGTTATGCTGATCGCGTTGCAGATCTCGGTAACGGCATTACGCTTGTGAAAGTCAGGATTGCAAAGGGCGCGCGCCATCAAATAAGAGCGCATCTTGCATACGCAGGATTCCCGATTGTAGGTGATACTGTTTACGGTACAGCATCCGCTGACGGCAAAATGTATCTGCACAATCACCTTATTTCTTTTAAAGGTTTCAAGGCCGAGTGCGAACCTGATTGGGATTAAGTTAAACAGTTTTTATTATAAAAGAGAAAGTCCCCTTGGAGCTGTGTGCTTCAAGGGGACTTTTGTTCTTTTCGTATATCCAATCTTCTACATCAATAAAGCCTTGGCAAAATCAGCACCGTTGAAGGGACGTAAATCTTCCATTTTTTCCCCGAGCCCTATGAAGGTGATGGGGATTTTGTGCTGCATGGTCACGGCAATCATGATTCCGCCTTTTGCTGTTCCATCGAGCTTGGTGAGGATTAATTCATCCACTCCGATTGCTTCGTTGAAAAGTTTTGTCTGAGACATGGCGTTCTGACCTGTTGTTGCGTCAATGACCAGAATGCTGCGGTGCGGCGCTTCGTCGTGCTTTTTACCGAGAACTCTTCTGATCTTGAGTAGTTCTTCCATCAGGTTTGTCTTGGTGTGCAATCTTCCCGCTGTATCAAGAAGCATGAGGTCATAGCCGTTTTTAACTGCGTAATCGATGGCTTCATATGCGACTGCGGCTGGATCGGAACCCTCGTCTTTTGCGAAGAAGCCTGCCCCGACACGTTTAGCCCATATTTCAAGCTGTCCGATGGCTGCGGCGCGGAATGTATCACCTGCGACGATGAGAACTTTGCGGCCCTGCATCTGTTCGCGATGGGCGATTTTTGCAATGGTAGTTGTTTTACCGACACCATTCACCCCGATCATCATTACGACTTCGGGAGGGTTGAAAGCTTTAATACGTTTGGGAACTTTGAATATTTCGTCAAGTTCTTCACGAAGAAGATCTTTGAAGTTTTCCGGGTTTGTTTCTCCGCTATTGCGGATTCTGGTTTTCATGCGCTCTACAAGCTCGGAGGTTGCTTCGAAACCAACATCCGCCATGATCAGAATTTCTTCAAATTCTTCCCAGAAATCGTCATCAAATGCACTGTGACTTGAAAGAAGAGCGTCAAGGCGTTTGGTAATCTGTTCTCTTGTTTTGGACAGTCCTTCGGAAAGTTTAATAAAGAGACGGCTTCGTTCATCTTCTTCATCTTCCAGTTCAAGAGCGAGAGCTAGACGGTACTGCAATTCAGAGCGGAATTCGTCAACATGTTCGTAGTCCATGTCGTCGAGCCATTCTTTAAAGCGGGAAACAAAATCTTCAGCTTCATCTGCGGGAGCTTCAAGAGCTTTAAGCAGGAATGTCAGACGGTCCCAGAGGTCGTCTTCGGCTGTGTCGATTCCGTCGAGGATAAGATCGAGCCATACGGACAGGCGCGGATCAGCTTGCTGGAGAGCTTTGGTGAGATCGCGTTGCCATTGGGGCTTGTCGGCATCAGATTTAGTTTCTGTTGCCATGACAGGTTCTATAATTCTTGCTTTACCGGCAGATTCAGGAACAACAACTGTTTCAACTACTGGAGCAGATACAGGTTCCTGAGTTGGTTCCGGTTCAAATATTTTTTCTGGCTCTGGAGCTACAATAGTTTCAACGACTGGGGTTGAAACAGGTTCTGGAGCTGGTTCCGGCACAGGTGTCGGTGTAACTTCTGCCTTGGGTTCGGGCTCAACTACTTTTTGTGGCGCAGGAGGTTCTTGTGGTGCAGGAGCTTCCGGCTCAACTTTTTGATCGAGCTGGTCCGCTTCACCTAAATATTCTTTGAGAGCTTTCGCGGCTCTTTCTTCCGGGCTTACCCATAATTTTTTTACTTTAGAAAAGAATCCCATTGAAATCCCCTTTAAAATCTATTTTGAACAGCGGAAGATAGCGCAGTCGGAGCCGATACGCAACTATCCATAGGTTACGACTTCGTTTGTTTTTATCAATGTGATGGCTTACCCTTTTTTAAACTATATATATAGTGTGAAACAAGTTTGTTGAAATTTACTCATCTTACATATACATCTGTGCAAAACGCAATTAATGGAGACTTTTTATGAAAAGAACATGCATAAAGGCAGCTTTGAATGCGGAAAGCCCAGTATCCGAGATACTTATCAAAGGATGGGTCCGTACTAAGCGTGATAGTAAAGGGTTTTCATTTCTGGAAGTAAACGATGGTTCCTGCATCACGAATATTCAGGTTATCATTGATCATACTCCTGAAATAGAAGCTGTTCTGGAACATATATATACCGGAGCTTCTGTCAGTGTGGTTGGAGAGCTTATCGAGTCTCCGGGTAAAGGACAGAAGTGGGAAGTTCGCGGTAAGTCAGTTGAATTACTGGGTGTTGCTGATCCGGAAACATTCCCGCTCCAGAAAAAACGCCATTCAGATGAATTCTTGAGGACAATAGCTCATCTTCGTCCTCGTACAAATAAATTCGGAGCTATGTTTCGCATACGTTCCGAGCTTTCCTTTGCTGTACACCAGTTTTTCCGCGATAAAGGGTTCTTCTATGTTCATACCCCTATTATCACCGGTTCAGATTGCGAAGGTGCAGGAGAAATGTTCAGAGTTACTTCTCTCGATCACGACTCACTTGCCAAGCTTGGCAAAGCGGAGCAGGGCGCGAATGATTTTTTCGGGCAAGAGTCCCATTTAACCGTATCAGGACAGCTTTCAGC is from Maridesulfovibrio ferrireducens and encodes:
- the ftsY gene encoding signal recognition particle-docking protein FtsY, whose translation is MGFFSKVKKLWVSPEERAAKALKEYLGEADQLDQKVEPEAPAPQEPPAPQKVVEPEPKAEVTPTPVPEPAPEPVSTPVVETIVAPEPEKIFEPEPTQEPVSAPVVETVVVPESAGKARIIEPVMATETKSDADKPQWQRDLTKALQQADPRLSVWLDLILDGIDTAEDDLWDRLTFLLKALEAPADEAEDFVSRFKEWLDDMDYEHVDEFRSELQYRLALALELEDEEDERSRLFIKLSEGLSKTREQITKRLDALLSSHSAFDDDFWEEFEEILIMADVGFEATSELVERMKTRIRNSGETNPENFKDLLREELDEIFKVPKRIKAFNPPEVVMMIGVNGVGKTTTIAKIAHREQMQGRKVLIVAGDTFRAAAIGQLEIWAKRVGAGFFAKDEGSDPAAVAYEAIDYAVKNGYDLMLLDTAGRLHTKTNLMEELLKIRRVLGKKHDEAPHRSILVIDATTGQNAMSQTKLFNEAIGVDELILTKLDGTAKGGIMIAVTMQHKIPITFIGLGEKMEDLRPFNGADFAKALLM